The Verrucomicrobium spinosum DSM 4136 = JCM 18804 genome includes a region encoding these proteins:
- a CDS encoding sugar phosphate isomerase/epimerase family protein, whose translation MRFAICNEHWGNAPFEKVCEDAAACGYQGLELAPFTLKEDPRELTLADATRLVQIAQSFGLEIIGLHWLLTRPTWFSMTTPDAMLRKDVLKFGQQLGRFCGALGGKVMVWGSPKARNLLPEWDVQESFKRAVDVVRGVAEVAWENGAVLAMEPLGRKETNFMNTAAEGIEFCKAVDHPGCKLHLDVKAMSDESTPIPDIIRQSKDWFIHFHTNDPNLLGPGMGEVKYEPIIAALREVGYTGWLSTEVFDYSMGPKVIAEKSIAYLKQVMAY comes from the coding sequence ATGCGTTTTGCGATCTGCAATGAACACTGGGGCAATGCACCTTTTGAAAAGGTGTGTGAAGATGCGGCAGCCTGTGGCTATCAGGGGCTGGAACTGGCTCCATTCACCTTGAAGGAAGACCCTCGCGAGCTGACCTTGGCAGATGCCACCCGGCTGGTGCAGATCGCCCAATCCTTCGGCCTGGAAATCATCGGCCTGCACTGGCTGCTCACCCGCCCCACGTGGTTCAGCATGACCACGCCTGACGCAATGCTGCGCAAGGACGTGCTCAAGTTTGGCCAGCAGCTGGGCCGCTTCTGCGGCGCTCTGGGGGGCAAGGTGATGGTCTGGGGCAGCCCCAAGGCCCGCAACCTCCTGCCGGAATGGGATGTGCAGGAGTCCTTCAAGCGCGCCGTGGACGTGGTCCGTGGTGTGGCTGAAGTCGCCTGGGAAAACGGGGCCGTCCTCGCCATGGAGCCGCTGGGCCGGAAGGAGACCAACTTCATGAACACCGCCGCGGAAGGCATTGAGTTCTGCAAGGCCGTGGATCACCCAGGCTGCAAACTCCATCTGGATGTGAAGGCCATGAGCGATGAGAGCACCCCCATCCCGGACATCATCCGCCAGAGCAAGGACTGGTTCATTCACTTCCACACCAATGACCCCAACCTCCTGGGCCCCGGAATGGGCGAGGTGAAGTACGAGCCCATCATCGCCGCCCTGCGCGAGGTGGGGTACACCGGCTGGCTGAGCACAGAGGTCTTTGACTACTCGATGGGGCCCAAGGTGATTGCTGAGAAGAGCATCGCCTACCTCAAGCAAGTGATGGCCTACTAG
- a CDS encoding MBL fold metallo-hydrolase RNA specificity domain-containing protein, which translates to MKITFHGAAETTTGSQHLLEVNGQRILLDCGLYQGRRQEAFERNQHFPFDPKAIDVVILSHAHIDHSGNLPNLTRQGYRGNIFSTDATRDLCAVMLPDSAHIQESDVRWLNRKREPRGLAPLKPMYNRMDAELCLRQFVTIGYQRPMLIADGVKLTFIDAGHILGAAQVILDIDDRETGQKSRLLFSGDVGRPKSDLLNPPAVAEDVDYVIMESTYGGRAHEMEMASDEHICRIINETVARDGKVLIPAFAVERTQQLLYSMNKLREQNCFPALPTFVDSPLAVSATEVFRLHPECFNEEVYNFLFEKRNPFGFEGLRFIREATESKALNQIREPAVIIAASGMCESGRILHHLRTHIEHASTTILFVGYCAEDTLGWKLRNGARKVSILGDEFQVRARIEILDSFSGHADHDELLAWFAKMTGPKRQVFLVHGERERAEALQAALAAAHPQSQTTVARLHQEVHL; encoded by the coding sequence ATGAAAATTACCTTCCACGGCGCGGCGGAGACCACGACGGGCTCCCAGCATCTGCTCGAGGTTAATGGGCAGCGCATCCTCCTGGACTGCGGTCTCTATCAAGGCCGCCGTCAAGAGGCCTTTGAGCGGAACCAGCACTTCCCCTTCGACCCCAAGGCAATCGATGTGGTGATCCTTTCCCACGCCCACATCGATCACAGCGGGAACCTCCCCAACCTGACCCGCCAGGGATATAGAGGAAACATCTTTTCCACCGATGCCACGCGCGATCTCTGCGCGGTGATGCTGCCAGACTCCGCTCACATCCAGGAGTCAGATGTACGCTGGCTCAATCGCAAGCGCGAACCCCGCGGCCTGGCTCCCCTGAAGCCAATGTACAACCGGATGGATGCAGAGTTGTGCCTCCGGCAGTTCGTCACCATCGGGTACCAGCGGCCCATGCTCATCGCCGATGGGGTGAAACTCACCTTCATCGATGCTGGCCACATCCTGGGAGCAGCCCAGGTCATCCTGGATATCGATGACCGGGAAACCGGGCAAAAGTCCCGCCTGCTCTTCTCCGGAGATGTCGGCCGGCCGAAGAGTGATCTCCTCAATCCCCCAGCGGTCGCTGAGGACGTGGACTACGTCATCATGGAGAGCACTTACGGGGGACGAGCGCACGAGATGGAGATGGCGAGTGATGAACACATCTGTCGCATCATCAATGAGACCGTGGCTCGCGATGGGAAAGTGCTCATCCCCGCCTTCGCCGTGGAGCGCACCCAGCAGCTCCTCTATTCCATGAACAAGCTGCGGGAGCAAAACTGCTTCCCCGCCCTGCCCACCTTTGTGGACAGCCCCCTGGCCGTTAGCGCCACGGAAGTGTTCCGCCTTCATCCGGAGTGCTTCAACGAGGAGGTGTACAACTTCCTGTTTGAAAAACGGAACCCCTTCGGCTTCGAAGGCCTGCGCTTCATCCGTGAGGCGACGGAGTCCAAGGCCCTGAATCAAATACGTGAGCCCGCCGTCATCATCGCCGCCTCCGGCATGTGTGAATCTGGGCGCATCCTGCATCACCTGCGCACCCACATTGAGCACGCATCCACCACCATCCTGTTCGTCGGGTATTGTGCTGAGGACACGCTGGGCTGGAAGCTGCGCAACGGTGCCCGCAAGGTTAGCATCCTGGGCGATGAGTTTCAGGTGCGGGCCCGCATCGAGATTCTCGACTCCTTCTCCGGCCACGCGGACCACGATGAACTGCTTGCCTGGTTTGCCAAGATGACCGGGCCCAAGCGGCAGGTCTTCCTGGTGCATGGTGAGCGCGAGCGGGCCGAGGCCCTCCAGGCCGCCCTCGCAGCAGCCCACCCTCAGAGCCAGACCACAGTCGCCCGCCTGCATCAAGAAGTTCACTTGTGA